A window of the Miscanthus floridulus cultivar M001 chromosome 14, ASM1932011v1, whole genome shotgun sequence genome harbors these coding sequences:
- the LOC136504510 gene encoding cyclin-dependent kinase B1-1, with product MEINIVDKYEKLEKVGEGTYGKVYKAQDKATGQLVALKKTRLEMDEEGIPPTALREISLLNLLSHSIYVVRLLAVEQAAKNGKPVLYLVFEFLDTDLKKYLDVYRRGPAARPLPATLIKNFLYQLCKGVAHCHGHGVLHRDLKPQNLLVDKEKGILKIADLGLGRAFTVPMKSYTHEIVTLWYRAPEVLLGATHYSTGVDMWSVGCIFAEMARRQALFPGDSELQQLLHIFRLLGTPTEEQWPGVSDLRDWHEFPQWKPQSLARVVPTLEPEGVDLLSKMLQLDPSNRISAIAAMEHPYFDSLDKSQF from the exons ATGGAGATCAACATCGTGGACAAGTACGAGAAGCTGGAGAAGGTCGGGGAGGGGACCTACGGCAAGGTGTACAAGGCGCAGGACAAGGCGACGGGGCAGCTGGTGGCGCTGAAGAAGACCCGGCTGGAGATGGACGAGGAAGGGATCCCGCCCACCGCGCTCCGCGAGATCTCCCTCCTCAACCTCCTCTCCCACTCCATCTACGTCGTCCGCCTCCTCGCCGTCGAGCAGGCCGCCAAGAACGGCAAGCCCGTCCTCTACCTCGTCTTCGAGTTCCTCGACACCGACCTCAAGAAGTACCTCGACGTCTACCGCAGGGGACCCGCCGCCAGGCCGCTCCCCGCCACACTCATCAAG AATTTCCTGTATCAGTTATGCAAAGGAGTTGCACACTGCCATGGCCATGGTGTCCTTCACCG GGATTTAAAGCCACAAAACCTGTTGGTGGACAAGGAGAAGGGGATACTGAAGATTGCTGATCTTGGTCTTGGTAGAGCTTTCACTGTGCCTATGAAAAGCTACACCCATGAG ATTGTGACACTTTGGTATAGAGCTCCTGAAGTTTTGCTTGGAGCAACACATTACTCAACTGGCGTTGATATGTGGTCTGTTGGATGCATCTTTG CTGAAATGGCCCGACGGCAGGCCCTCTTTCCTGGTGACTCTGAGTTGCAACAGTTGCTTCACATCTTCag GTTGCTGGGAACACCTACTGAGGAGCAGTGGCCTGGAGTGAGTGATTTGAGGGATTGGCACGAGTTTCCACAGTGGAAGCCCCAGAGTTTGGCACGTGTCGTCCCAACACTGGAACCTGAAGGCGTAGACCTGCTATCA AAAATGCTTCAGCTTGATCCTTCAAACAGGATATCAGCTATAGCTGCGATGGAGCATCCATACTTTGACAGCCTTGACAAGTCCCAGTTCTAG